TTTTATCACCGTTTTTTGCTTCAATTATACCCGAATCAGGGGATTTAATTTTATTGTCGTTTTCAATAGTAGTATTGTAAATCAGCGGACCGTTTAAGAAATCATTTTTACTGATTCTGTCGCCCAGAAAAGTTCCGGAATCTGGATAATGTTTAGCAAAGAAATAATGCGGATCTGTATCAAAATAGACAGGATTAAAATCATTCACCATTCGGCCTTTACTGCTGTCATAATACCCCTGTCCCCAGGTTACATCAATAAGACGCCATTTTTTATCAATCAAAACCATATTCCAGGCATGATTGGAAGAAGTGTTTTTTCGGCCAATGTCAGCCAGGCGCGTTTTTGAATCTCCTTTAACTATTTCGCATTTTAATCCAACTTGTTCAGCCAAATGCTGATACAAAGCTGTAAAGCCTTCACAAACGGCTTTTTGAGATTTAAAAGCTTTTTGAATCAGATTATCATTCAGCTGTTTTATTTTTCGCTGTTTCTCGGCTTCACTTGAATAACTAAAGCCCTGTACTTTTGGCGGATTCAAATAGGCATTGTAATCGTATTTTAAGTTAAAAGCAATCCAGCTGTAAATGGCACGTGCTTTATCATAGTCAGAACTAAAATCGCTTTGTATTTTTTCTGCTAATTTTTCTGTTGTACTAAAGCTTTTAGGATATTTTGCCACAATTTTATCAACTTCGCCCGGCTTTTGTGCGAAAGTAAAATTCAGGAAAATAACATTTAAAAAAAGGAGTATAGAAGAAATCTTTTTTATTGGCATCGACTTAAAAACTTGATTTGATAATATCTTTTAACTGCTGGTCTAATTCAGGATTTGAAATTTTGTTTTCTTGTAAATCAAAATTTGAATTGAAAGAAGGCAAAGAGAAAGAACCTTTAATTTCTGCACCATAACGCGGAAAAAG
This portion of the Flavobacterium gelatinilyticum genome encodes:
- a CDS encoding transglutaminase domain-containing protein — encoded protein: MPIKKISSILLFLNVIFLNFTFAQKPGEVDKIVAKYPKSFSTTEKLAEKIQSDFSSDYDKARAIYSWIAFNLKYDYNAYLNPPKVQGFSYSSEAEKQRKIKQLNDNLIQKAFKSQKAVCEGFTALYQHLAEQVGLKCEIVKGDSKTRLADIGRKNTSSNHAWNMVLIDKKWRLIDVTWGQGYYDSSKGRMVNDFNPVYFDTDPHYFFAKHYPDSGTFLGDRISKNDFLNGPLIYNTTIENDNKIKSPDSGIIEAKNGDKITVEIKNVSKSDQVFYLNRKNQPVKVLNPKEKRGGLEFQIPVDNNLGEYVTVFVDTNSIVSFKIVSK